Proteins from a genomic interval of Thunnus maccoyii chromosome 1, fThuMac1.1, whole genome shotgun sequence:
- the madd gene encoding MAP kinase-activating death domain protein isoform X1, whose amino-acid sequence MEKKKMCPRLLDYLVVVGARQPSSDSVAQTPQLLRRYPLEDHHDFPLPPDVVFFCQPEGCLSIRQRRVSLRDDSSFVFTLTDKDSGITRYGICVNFYRSFQRGHHRTRGDKSSHTETAAQGAETTSEGLDGSGGGPASTLAPPNNAESAPQPASGEETGQPGAEPNAGKSPQHRRSAAKMAARNRNSTLTSLCILSHYPFFSTFRECLYILKRLVDCCSQRLTQRAGLPRATQRDTMWRVFTGALSVEEKGSQLLADLREIESWVYRLLRSPVPVAGQRRVDVEMLPHELKRPLTFALPDNSRFSMVDFPLHLPLELLGVDACLQVLSCVLLEHKVILQSRDYNALSMSVMAFVAMIYPLEYMFPVIPLLPTCMASAEQLLLAPTPYIIGVPASFFLYKSDFKMPDDLWLVDLDSSKVIAPTNAEILPPLPEPEAGELKKHLKQALASMSLNTQPILNLEKFQEGQEIPLLPPGRDKASPSSTEFNPLIYGNDVDSVDVATRVAMVRFFNSPNVLQGFQMHTRTLRLFPRPVVAFQSSSFLASRPRRSCFADKLSHTQAVEFYGEWALNPTNLAFQRIHNNVFDPSLIGDKPKWYAHQLQPVVYRVYDGSSQLVEAMAGPLEDEGNESDPTDSGSDSEAYDDSSSSYSSLGDLVSEMIQGDIQGDTPSLEPHTHAALGDASEVEFQDFQDIREGQSSEGPPSGDGPAEPSDGQPLRSSSSTTASSSPSTIIQGVNHEQGEAPEMEALPSAALQNPVPGLGSQPFLRAPADAGLVDPANKKQEYDNPYFEPQYGFPSEDDPDAEEQVESYTPRFNQNLNGNKAQRPLRPSSLRLPGESDGEGDSRNSSPNSTISNSSNDGFGGLMSFASNLYKNHGTSFSLSNLALPNKAAREKSTPFPSLKGARAPRALVDQKSSVIKHSPTVKRESPSPQGRVNNTSENQQFLKEVVQSVLDGQGVGWLNMKKVRRLLENEQLRVFVLSKLNRAVQSEEDARQEIIRDVEVSRKVYKGMLDILKCTVSSLEHSYTNAGLGGMASVFSLLEIARTHYQTKGSEGAKQQRPQVTDAEEKKSQISADSGLSVTSGSQKSDTESVTSSEPPILTRSTSQDSEASTVISNSSGETLGADSDLSSTAGDGLGGRTAPHLTQSRGTLSDSEIETNPATSAVFGKTHTLKPGAKDHLPAMAKGPPPQPMEDISMRIYLCEGLLGRDKSSVWDQLEDAAMETFSLSKERSTLWDQVQFWEDAYLDAVMLEREGMGMDQGPQEMIERYLSLGDHDRKRLEDDEDRLLATLLYNMIAYMLMMKVSKNDIRKKVRRLMGKSHIGLTYSQEINELLDKLAQMNGRELSIRPSGSRHIKKQTFVVHAGTDTTGDIFFMEVCDDCIVLRSNIGTVYERWWYEKLINMTYCPKTKVLCLWRRNGQETQLNKFYTKKCRELYYCVKDSMERAAARQQSIKPGPELGGEFPVQDMKTGEGGLLQVTLEGINLKFMHSQVFIELSHIKKCNTVKGVFVLEEFVPETKEVVIHKYKTPMAHQICYSVLCLFSYVAAVKGKEAEGKPKILSPRPLPS is encoded by the exons atggagaaaaagaaaatgtgccCTCGCCTTCTCGACTACTTGGTGGTGGTCGGAGCAAG GCAACCAAGTAGTGATAGTGTGGCTCAGACCCCACAGCTCCTCCGCCGCTACCCACTGGAAGACCACCACGACTTTCCACTCCCACCAGACGTGGTGTTCTTCTGCCAACCAGAGGGCTGCCTGAGCATACGCCAGCGTAGGGTCAGCCTGCGTGACGACTCCTCATTTGTTTTCACTCTGACCGACAAGGACTCAGGAATCACTCGCTATGGAATCTGCGTCAACTTCTACCGCTCTTTTCAGCGAGGGCATCACCGTACCCGCGGGGACAAGAgcagtcacacagagacagcagcacAAGGGGCGGAAACCACGAGCGAGGGGCTCGACGGCAGCGGCGGAGGCCCGGCTTCCACGTTAGCGCCGCCTAACAACGCCGAGTCAGCGCCCCAGCCTGCCTCTGGAGAAGAAACCGGACAACCGGGTGCCGAGCCGAACGCCGGAAAATCCCCGCAGCACAGACGAAGCGCGGCTAAGATGGCAGCCAGGAACCGCAACAGCACGCTGACCTCGCTGTGCATACTCAGCCACTACCCCTTCTTCTCCACCTTTAGGGAATGCCTATATATTCTCAAGAGGCTGGTGGACTGCTGCAGTCAGAGGCTAACACAGCGTGCCGGGCTCCCCCGCGCCACCCAGAG GGACACCATGTGGCGAGTGTTCACCGGGGCGCTGTCGGTGGAAGAGAAAGGCAGCCAGCTGCTGGCAGACCTGCGGGAGATTGAATCCTGGGTGTACCGGTTGCTGCGTTCACCTGTGCCAGTGGCGGGTCAGAGGCGCGTGGATGTGGAAATGCTTCCCCACGAACTCAAACGGCCTCTCACCTTTGCACTGCCTGACAACTCCCGCTTCTCCATGGTCGACTTCCCCCTCCACCTGCCCTTAGAGCTGCTGGGTGTGGACGCCTGTCTGCAGGTTCTCAGCTGTGTCCTGCTAGAGCACAAG gTTATTCTTCAATCCAGAGATTACAACGCTTTGTCTATGAGTGTAATGGCCTTTGTGGCCATGATCTACCCTCTGGAGTACATGTTCCCCGTCATCCCCTTACTGCCGACATGCATGGCCTCAGCTGAACAG CTCCTTCTTGCCCCCACTCCCTACATTATAGGTGTGCCAGCTAGCTTCTTCCTCTACAAATCTGATTTCAAAATGCCAGATGATCTGTGGCTTGTGGACCTTGACAGCAGCAAG gTTATAGCACCCACCAATGCAGAGATTCTACCACCTCTTCCAGAGCCTGAAGCCGGCGAGCTTAAGAAACATCTGAAGCAG GCCTTGGCCAGTATGAGTTTGAACACCCAACCCATTCTGAACCTGGAGAAGTTCCAGGAAGGTCAGGAGATACCCCTGCTCCCACCTGGACGAGATAAAGCTTCACCATCCTCCACGGAGTTCAACCCCCTGATTTATGGCAACGATGTTGATTCTGTGGATGTAGCCACCAG GGTTGCCATGGTACGGTTCTTCAACTCCCCGAATGTTCTCCAGGGGTTCCAGATGCACACTCGGACCTTACGTCTCTTCCCCCGCCCTGTGGTGGCTTTTCAGTCGTCGTCTTTTCTTGCATCTCGGCCACGGCGTTCTTGCTTTGCAGATAAACTGTCTCACACCCAGGCAGTGGAGTTCTATGGAGAGTGGGCTTTGAATCCCACCAATCTCGCCTTTCAGAGGATACATAACA ATGTGTTTGACCCCTCCTTAATTGGTGACAAACCCAAGTGGTATGCTCACCAGCTACAGCCAGTGGTCTACCGGGTGTACGATGGAAGCTCCCAGCTGGTTGAGGCTATGGCTGGTCCTTTAGAGGACGAGGGCAACGAATCTGACCCCACAGACAG TGGAAGTGACAGTGAGGCATACGATGACTCCAGCTCTTCCTACTCCTCACTTGGAGACCTTGTGAGTGAGATGATCCAAGGAGACATCCAGGGAGACACGCCGA GCTTAGAACCACATACCCATGCTGCACTTGGAGATGCAAGTGAGGTCGAGTTTCAAGATTTCCAGGACATCAGGGAAGGCCAGAGCTCAGAGGGTCCACCCAGTGGGGACGGACCTGCCGAACCTTCTGATGGACAACCCCTTCGCTCAAGCTCCAGCACAACTGCAAGCTCAAGTCCCAGCACAATCATCCAGGGGGTCAACCAT GAGCAAGGGGAAGCACCTGAAATGGAGGCATTACCAAGTGCCGCCTTACAGAATCCTGTCCCAGGACTGGGCAGCCAGCCGTTCCTCAGAGCTCCAGCTGATGCTGGCCTGGTGGACCCAgccaacaaaaaacaagagtATGACAACCCATACTTTGAGCCTCAGTATGGCTTCCCCTCTGAGGATGACCCTGATGCGGAAGAGCAAGTGGAGTCATACACCCCTCGATTCAACCAGAACCTCAATGGCAACAA GGCACAGCGTCCTTTACGTCCCAGTAGTCTGAGGCTCCCCGGTGAGTCTGACGGGGAGGGAGATTCCCGCAACAGCTCGCCAAACTCCACTATTTCCAACAGCAGCAATGATGGATTTGGAGGACTCATGTCCTTTGCTA GCAACCTTTACAAGAACCATGGCACCAGTTTCAGCCTGTCCAATCTCGCTCTTCCCAACAAAGCAGCGAGGGAGAAATCAACGCCTTTCCCGAGTTTAAAAG GCGCACGTGCACCTCGGGCACTCGTGGATCAGAAGTCTTCTGTAATCAAGCACAGTCCAACAGTGAAGAGAGAGTCGCCCTCTCCTCAGGGTCGCGTCAACAACACAAG CGAGAACCAGCAGTTCTTAAAGGAAGTGGTGCAGAGTGTCCTGGACGGACAGGGAGTCGGCTGGCTCAACATGAAGAAAGTGCGCCGCCTGCTGGAGAACGAGCAGCTTCGTGTCTTTGTGCTCAGCAAGCTGAACAGAGCCGTGCAGTCGGAGGAAGACGCCAGACAGGAGATCATACGTGATGTG GAGGTGAGCCGAAAGGTGTACAAAGGCATGCTGGACATCTTGAAGTGCACAGTTTCCAGTCTGGAGCACTCCTACACTAATGCAGGCCTTGGAGGAATGGCTAGTGTATTCAGCTTATTGGAGATTGCACGCACACATTATCAAACCAAAG GGTCTGAAGGAGCGAAGCAGCAGCGCCCCCAGGTGACTgatgcagaggagaagaaatCACAGATTAGTGCTGATAGCGGTCTCAGCGTCACATCTGGATCTCAG AAGAGCGACACAGAGTCTGTAACGAGCTCAGAGCCTCCGATCCTGACGAGAAGCACCAGCCAGGACTCAGAGGCTAGCACAGTG ataAGCAATAGCTCTGGAGAGACTCTGGGAGCTGACAGTGACCTGAGCAGCACAGCAGGAGACGGCCTTGGTGGGAGAACTGCTCCTCATTTAACTCAGTCCAGAGGGACGCTTTCTGACAGCGAGATTGAAACCAACCCGGCCACCAGTGCAGTGTTT GGAAAGACCCACACACTGAAACCAGGTGCAAAAGATCATTTACCTGCTATGGCAAAGGGACCGCCCCCCCAACCCATGGAGGACATCAGTATGAGGATCTACCTGTGTGAAGGCCTGCTGG GCCGCGATAAGAGCTCCGTTTGGGATCAACTAGAAGATGCTGCCATGGAAACCTTTTCTCTAA GTAAGGAGCGCTCCACACTGTGGGACCAGGTGCAGTTCTGGGAGGATGCCTATTTAGATGCCGTCATGTTGGAGCGTGAGGGGATGGGGATGGACCAGGGACCTCAGGAGATGATCGAAAG ATACCTGTCACTGGGAGACCACGACCGCAAGCGTCTGGAGGATGATGAGGACAGACTTCTGGCTACCCTGCTGTACAATATGATAGCATACATGCTAATGATGAAA gTGAGTAAAAATGACATCCGGAAGAAAGTGAGGCGTTTGATGGGGAAGTCCCACATCGGCCTCACATACAGCCAAGAGATCAATGAGTTGCTGGACAAACTGGCCCAAATG AACGGCCGCGAGCTGTCCATCAGGCCCAGCGGAAGCCGTCACATCAAGAAGCAAACATTTGTCGTTCACGCCGGCACCGACACCACAGGAGACATCTTTTTCATGGAG GTGTGCGACGACTGCATAGTCCTGCGCAGCAACATCGGCACGGTTTACGAGCGCTGGTGGTACGAGAAGCTCATCAACATGACTTACTGCCCCAAGACCAAGGTGCTGTGCCTCTGGAGACGCAACGGCCAAGAGACACAGCTCAACAAGTTTTATACCAAAAAG TGTCGTGAACTCTACTACTGTGTTAAAGACAGTATGGAAAGAGCTGCAGCAAGACAGCAAAGCATTAAACCAG GTCCTGAGCTGGGCGGAGAGTTCCCCGTCCAGGACATGAAAACTGGTGAAGGGGGACTGCTGCAGGTCACGCTGGAAGGAATCAACCTGAAATTCATGCACAGCCAG
- the madd gene encoding MAP kinase-activating death domain protein isoform X4 — protein sequence MEKKKMCPRLLDYLVVVGARQPSSDSVAQTPQLLRRYPLEDHHDFPLPPDVVFFCQPEGCLSIRQRRVSLRDDSSFVFTLTDKDSGITRYGICVNFYRSFQRGHHRTRGDKSSHTETAAQGAETTSEGLDGSGGGPASTLAPPNNAESAPQPASGEETGQPGAEPNAGKSPQHRRSAAKMAARNRNSTLTSLCILSHYPFFSTFRECLYILKRLVDCCSQRLTQRAGLPRATQRDTMWRVFTGALSVEEKGSQLLADLREIESWVYRLLRSPVPVAGQRRVDVEMLPHELKRPLTFALPDNSRFSMVDFPLHLPLELLGVDACLQVLSCVLLEHKVILQSRDYNALSMSVMAFVAMIYPLEYMFPVIPLLPTCMASAEQLLLAPTPYIIGVPASFFLYKSDFKMPDDLWLVDLDSSKVIAPTNAEILPPLPEPEAGELKKHLKQALASMSLNTQPILNLEKFQEGQEIPLLPPGRDKASPSSTEFNPLIYGNDVDSVDVATRVAMVRFFNSPNVLQGFQMHTRTLRLFPRPVVAFQSSSFLASRPRRSCFADKLSHTQAVEFYGEWALNPTNLAFQRIHNNVFDPSLIGDKPKWYAHQLQPVVYRVYDGSSQLVEAMAGPLEDEGNESDPTDSGSDSEAYDDSSSSYSSLGDLVSEMIQGDIQGDTPSLEPHTHAALGDASEVEFQDFQDIREGQSSEGPPSGDGPAEPSDGQPLRSSSSTTASSSPSTIIQGVNHEQGEAPEMEALPSAALQNPVPGLGSQPFLRAPADAGLVDPANKKQEYDNPYFEPQYGFPSEDDPDAEEQVESYTPRFNQNLNGNKAQRPLRPSSLRLPGESDGEGDSRNSSPNSTISNSSNDGFGGLMSFASNLYKNHGTSFSLSNLALPNKAAREKSTPFPSLKGARAPRALVDQKSSVIKHSPTVKRESPSPQGRVNNTSENQQFLKEVVQSVLDGQGVGWLNMKKVRRLLENEQLRVFVLSKLNRAVQSEEDARQEIIRDVEVSRKVYKGMLDILKCTVSSLEHSYTNAGLGGMASVFSLLEIARTHYQTKGSEGAKQQRPQVTDAEEKKSQISADSGLSVTSGSQKSDTESVTSSEPPILTRSTSQDSEASTISNSSGETLGADSDLSSTAGDGLGGRTAPHLTQSRGTLSDSEIETNPATSAVFGKTHTLKPGAKDHLPAMAKGPPPQPMEDISMRIYLCEGLLGKERSTLWDQVQFWEDAYLDAVMLEREGMGMDQGPQEMIERYLSLGDHDRKRLEDDEDRLLATLLYNMIAYMLMMKVSKNDIRKKVRRLMGKSHIGLTYSQEINELLDKLAQMNGRELSIRPSGSRHIKKQTFVVHAGTDTTGDIFFMEVCDDCIVLRSNIGTVYERWWYEKLINMTYCPKTKVLCLWRRNGQETQLNKFYTKKCRELYYCVKDSMERAAARQQSIKPGPELGGEFPVQDMKTGEGGLLQVTLEGINLKFMHSQVFIELSHIKKCNTVKGVFVLEEFVPETKEVVIHKYKTPMAHQICYSVLCLFSYVAAVKGKEAEGKPKILSPRPLPS from the exons atggagaaaaagaaaatgtgccCTCGCCTTCTCGACTACTTGGTGGTGGTCGGAGCAAG GCAACCAAGTAGTGATAGTGTGGCTCAGACCCCACAGCTCCTCCGCCGCTACCCACTGGAAGACCACCACGACTTTCCACTCCCACCAGACGTGGTGTTCTTCTGCCAACCAGAGGGCTGCCTGAGCATACGCCAGCGTAGGGTCAGCCTGCGTGACGACTCCTCATTTGTTTTCACTCTGACCGACAAGGACTCAGGAATCACTCGCTATGGAATCTGCGTCAACTTCTACCGCTCTTTTCAGCGAGGGCATCACCGTACCCGCGGGGACAAGAgcagtcacacagagacagcagcacAAGGGGCGGAAACCACGAGCGAGGGGCTCGACGGCAGCGGCGGAGGCCCGGCTTCCACGTTAGCGCCGCCTAACAACGCCGAGTCAGCGCCCCAGCCTGCCTCTGGAGAAGAAACCGGACAACCGGGTGCCGAGCCGAACGCCGGAAAATCCCCGCAGCACAGACGAAGCGCGGCTAAGATGGCAGCCAGGAACCGCAACAGCACGCTGACCTCGCTGTGCATACTCAGCCACTACCCCTTCTTCTCCACCTTTAGGGAATGCCTATATATTCTCAAGAGGCTGGTGGACTGCTGCAGTCAGAGGCTAACACAGCGTGCCGGGCTCCCCCGCGCCACCCAGAG GGACACCATGTGGCGAGTGTTCACCGGGGCGCTGTCGGTGGAAGAGAAAGGCAGCCAGCTGCTGGCAGACCTGCGGGAGATTGAATCCTGGGTGTACCGGTTGCTGCGTTCACCTGTGCCAGTGGCGGGTCAGAGGCGCGTGGATGTGGAAATGCTTCCCCACGAACTCAAACGGCCTCTCACCTTTGCACTGCCTGACAACTCCCGCTTCTCCATGGTCGACTTCCCCCTCCACCTGCCCTTAGAGCTGCTGGGTGTGGACGCCTGTCTGCAGGTTCTCAGCTGTGTCCTGCTAGAGCACAAG gTTATTCTTCAATCCAGAGATTACAACGCTTTGTCTATGAGTGTAATGGCCTTTGTGGCCATGATCTACCCTCTGGAGTACATGTTCCCCGTCATCCCCTTACTGCCGACATGCATGGCCTCAGCTGAACAG CTCCTTCTTGCCCCCACTCCCTACATTATAGGTGTGCCAGCTAGCTTCTTCCTCTACAAATCTGATTTCAAAATGCCAGATGATCTGTGGCTTGTGGACCTTGACAGCAGCAAG gTTATAGCACCCACCAATGCAGAGATTCTACCACCTCTTCCAGAGCCTGAAGCCGGCGAGCTTAAGAAACATCTGAAGCAG GCCTTGGCCAGTATGAGTTTGAACACCCAACCCATTCTGAACCTGGAGAAGTTCCAGGAAGGTCAGGAGATACCCCTGCTCCCACCTGGACGAGATAAAGCTTCACCATCCTCCACGGAGTTCAACCCCCTGATTTATGGCAACGATGTTGATTCTGTGGATGTAGCCACCAG GGTTGCCATGGTACGGTTCTTCAACTCCCCGAATGTTCTCCAGGGGTTCCAGATGCACACTCGGACCTTACGTCTCTTCCCCCGCCCTGTGGTGGCTTTTCAGTCGTCGTCTTTTCTTGCATCTCGGCCACGGCGTTCTTGCTTTGCAGATAAACTGTCTCACACCCAGGCAGTGGAGTTCTATGGAGAGTGGGCTTTGAATCCCACCAATCTCGCCTTTCAGAGGATACATAACA ATGTGTTTGACCCCTCCTTAATTGGTGACAAACCCAAGTGGTATGCTCACCAGCTACAGCCAGTGGTCTACCGGGTGTACGATGGAAGCTCCCAGCTGGTTGAGGCTATGGCTGGTCCTTTAGAGGACGAGGGCAACGAATCTGACCCCACAGACAG TGGAAGTGACAGTGAGGCATACGATGACTCCAGCTCTTCCTACTCCTCACTTGGAGACCTTGTGAGTGAGATGATCCAAGGAGACATCCAGGGAGACACGCCGA GCTTAGAACCACATACCCATGCTGCACTTGGAGATGCAAGTGAGGTCGAGTTTCAAGATTTCCAGGACATCAGGGAAGGCCAGAGCTCAGAGGGTCCACCCAGTGGGGACGGACCTGCCGAACCTTCTGATGGACAACCCCTTCGCTCAAGCTCCAGCACAACTGCAAGCTCAAGTCCCAGCACAATCATCCAGGGGGTCAACCAT GAGCAAGGGGAAGCACCTGAAATGGAGGCATTACCAAGTGCCGCCTTACAGAATCCTGTCCCAGGACTGGGCAGCCAGCCGTTCCTCAGAGCTCCAGCTGATGCTGGCCTGGTGGACCCAgccaacaaaaaacaagagtATGACAACCCATACTTTGAGCCTCAGTATGGCTTCCCCTCTGAGGATGACCCTGATGCGGAAGAGCAAGTGGAGTCATACACCCCTCGATTCAACCAGAACCTCAATGGCAACAA GGCACAGCGTCCTTTACGTCCCAGTAGTCTGAGGCTCCCCGGTGAGTCTGACGGGGAGGGAGATTCCCGCAACAGCTCGCCAAACTCCACTATTTCCAACAGCAGCAATGATGGATTTGGAGGACTCATGTCCTTTGCTA GCAACCTTTACAAGAACCATGGCACCAGTTTCAGCCTGTCCAATCTCGCTCTTCCCAACAAAGCAGCGAGGGAGAAATCAACGCCTTTCCCGAGTTTAAAAG GCGCACGTGCACCTCGGGCACTCGTGGATCAGAAGTCTTCTGTAATCAAGCACAGTCCAACAGTGAAGAGAGAGTCGCCCTCTCCTCAGGGTCGCGTCAACAACACAAG CGAGAACCAGCAGTTCTTAAAGGAAGTGGTGCAGAGTGTCCTGGACGGACAGGGAGTCGGCTGGCTCAACATGAAGAAAGTGCGCCGCCTGCTGGAGAACGAGCAGCTTCGTGTCTTTGTGCTCAGCAAGCTGAACAGAGCCGTGCAGTCGGAGGAAGACGCCAGACAGGAGATCATACGTGATGTG GAGGTGAGCCGAAAGGTGTACAAAGGCATGCTGGACATCTTGAAGTGCACAGTTTCCAGTCTGGAGCACTCCTACACTAATGCAGGCCTTGGAGGAATGGCTAGTGTATTCAGCTTATTGGAGATTGCACGCACACATTATCAAACCAAAG GGTCTGAAGGAGCGAAGCAGCAGCGCCCCCAGGTGACTgatgcagaggagaagaaatCACAGATTAGTGCTGATAGCGGTCTCAGCGTCACATCTGGATCTCAG AAGAGCGACACAGAGTCTGTAACGAGCTCAGAGCCTCCGATCCTGACGAGAAGCACCAGCCAGGACTCAGAGGCTAGCACA ataAGCAATAGCTCTGGAGAGACTCTGGGAGCTGACAGTGACCTGAGCAGCACAGCAGGAGACGGCCTTGGTGGGAGAACTGCTCCTCATTTAACTCAGTCCAGAGGGACGCTTTCTGACAGCGAGATTGAAACCAACCCGGCCACCAGTGCAGTGTTT GGAAAGACCCACACACTGAAACCAGGTGCAAAAGATCATTTACCTGCTATGGCAAAGGGACCGCCCCCCCAACCCATGGAGGACATCAGTATGAGGATCTACCTGTGTGAAGGCCTGCTGG GTAAGGAGCGCTCCACACTGTGGGACCAGGTGCAGTTCTGGGAGGATGCCTATTTAGATGCCGTCATGTTGGAGCGTGAGGGGATGGGGATGGACCAGGGACCTCAGGAGATGATCGAAAG ATACCTGTCACTGGGAGACCACGACCGCAAGCGTCTGGAGGATGATGAGGACAGACTTCTGGCTACCCTGCTGTACAATATGATAGCATACATGCTAATGATGAAA gTGAGTAAAAATGACATCCGGAAGAAAGTGAGGCGTTTGATGGGGAAGTCCCACATCGGCCTCACATACAGCCAAGAGATCAATGAGTTGCTGGACAAACTGGCCCAAATG AACGGCCGCGAGCTGTCCATCAGGCCCAGCGGAAGCCGTCACATCAAGAAGCAAACATTTGTCGTTCACGCCGGCACCGACACCACAGGAGACATCTTTTTCATGGAG GTGTGCGACGACTGCATAGTCCTGCGCAGCAACATCGGCACGGTTTACGAGCGCTGGTGGTACGAGAAGCTCATCAACATGACTTACTGCCCCAAGACCAAGGTGCTGTGCCTCTGGAGACGCAACGGCCAAGAGACACAGCTCAACAAGTTTTATACCAAAAAG TGTCGTGAACTCTACTACTGTGTTAAAGACAGTATGGAAAGAGCTGCAGCAAGACAGCAAAGCATTAAACCAG GTCCTGAGCTGGGCGGAGAGTTCCCCGTCCAGGACATGAAAACTGGTGAAGGGGGACTGCTGCAGGTCACGCTGGAAGGAATCAACCTGAAATTCATGCACAGCCAG